From Macaca mulatta isolate MMU2019108-1 chromosome 3, T2T-MMU8v2.0, whole genome shotgun sequence, the proteins below share one genomic window:
- the LOC708686 gene encoding uncharacterized protein LOC708686 isoform X2, with translation MRCKSSEQMPPEDLCAWKISVNRLLLHLLELLRQPSTRPFVTPRLPVSPSSGCASWGLHSVLTQLLAAENTQMLIGWSCSVCLWSRLNTFCPSLSCLLTG, from the exons GTGCAAGTCTTCCGAACAAATGCCTCCTGAGGATTTGTGTGCCTGGAAAATATCTGTGAACAGATTGCTTTTACACCTCC TTGAACTCTTACGTCAACCAAGTACCAGACCCTTCGTGACCCCACGCCTACCTGTGTCACCATCTTCTGGCTGTGCTTCCTGGGGCCTGCATTCTGTGCTCACCCAGCTGCTTGCTGCTGAGAACACTCAG ATGCTGATAGGATGGAGCTGCAGTGTGTGTCTGTGGAGCAGATTAAACACTTTCTGCCCCAGCCTGTCTTGTCTTCTCACTGGTTAG
- the LOC708686 gene encoding uncharacterized protein LOC708686 isoform X1, whose amino-acid sequence MRCKSSEQMPPEDLCAWKISVNRLLLHLLELLRQPSTRPFVTPRLPVSPSSGCASWGLHSVLTQLLAAENTQACSLTTCSLSPSLSSLLSSLSPLTSLVHVLWKASYHVGNCPVERPTFYKELISSASTSPGPEAC is encoded by the exons GTGCAAGTCTTCCGAACAAATGCCTCCTGAGGATTTGTGTGCCTGGAAAATATCTGTGAACAGATTGCTTTTACACCTCC TTGAACTCTTACGTCAACCAAGTACCAGACCCTTCGTGACCCCACGCCTACCTGTGTCACCATCTTCTGGCTGTGCTTCCTGGGGCCTGCATTCTGTGCTCACCCAGCTGCTTGCTGCTGAGAACACTCAG GCTTGCTCCCTCACGacgtgctctctctctccctctctttcctctcttctctcctctctctctcctcttaccTCTCTCGTGCACGTACTCTGGAAAGCCAGCTACCATGTTGGGAACTGCCCAGTGGAGAGGCCCACATTCTACAAGGAACTGATATCTTCAGCCAGTACCTCGCCAGGACCTGAGGCCTGCTGA